The Euphorbia lathyris chromosome 4, ddEupLath1.1, whole genome shotgun sequence genomic interval AACTCTGATGGGTCTTGTCTGTCGGATGGAAGGATTGCGGCTGGTGGGGTCTTGAGAGACGCTGGTGGTgcttgggtgtctggctttgctCAGAACCTAGGTGTTGGTTCCTCCTTTACCGCTGAGCTCTGGGGAATATTCTCTGGGCTTAGACTCGCCAAAAGTCTGGGTGTTAAGAGTCTGCTCGTGGAATCTGACAACCTAGAAGCAGTCAAGATTCTCTCTGAGAACAAAGCTCTATGTTTTACCAACCAAAATCTAGTAAAAGCGATCAAAAGATTATGTTCTTGCTTCGACACCATCAACTTTGGTCATGTCTACAGGGAACAAAACATGGTTGCTGACCGCCTTGCTGCGGAAGGCCATGTGAGGATGTTAGGATTCTCCATTTTCTCGTCGCCCCCGGACTTCCTTTTTTCTATGCTTTTTGATGATCgtattggggttagctttcccaggctaatcccgggttaatttctttggtgttttattttttttccttctttccttttcctaccaaaaaaaacttatgtttcatttaatcaattactaattaataaattagaaacccaataatttaaaaaaaaaaaacaaatagaaaCTCAATAACGCGTATATAACAATTATCATATAAAATGGATAGTATAATTAAaaggaaaaagtataaaaataaaccttgtggttacacctgttttcgagcAGCATTCTAGTGgtttaaaattttacaaaatggtacctcgaggttcattctgttagcaaacacatgccaaattgattaacggtgttaaaaatagTCAAAAGtcaaaagggaaaagagttaattttatccttatatttatttattttataaattaacccccctcttattatataattatcacaaacaaaccccaaaataaaaaaataaaaatcaattacatcaTCTCCTTtatttctctttaatttcttatttttcttctactttatctctcttctctttattaatttttctctctctataatcAATTCAACATAAGAGCAATGCATGTATGTGTTCGGGTATACCGAAAACTCAACTTCatctaacggaatgaacctcaaggtaccattttgtaaattttttaaccATAAAAGTGTCGATCGAAAACAGATGTAACCActaggtttatttttatacttttccctaattaaaatattatattattataaaattggttatctatttttaattaaaaacacactaataatagaattttattactaatatcatttttcatttttgaattgatataataaataaaattatataaaacttaatTAGTGATAAAAGAGTAAAGTTGTCATTTTGTATAAAATTTATAGATGAAGAGACTAAGTAGTTAGTTTTATCCAAATCTAAggatattataatatttttctaaaaacatagaGACTAATTAGTGTAACATGcacaaattcaattaataaatttaaaaattattattttcaagtatttttttttttttgtaaagcaTTATTTAACCCCTCAGCTATCTTAAACACTGGGTTTTGACCACTGgtctattatttaataatatttttcctCTAACTTAGCGAGAATGCTTATTTTTGCCCCCTAACTAATTATTTTTAGACCTGGGCATGACTCGGGCAGGGCCGGGCTTGTTGGGCTTTTAATAAAACCTGACGagtccaagcccagcccatccCACAATAAATTGAGTCGGGTTCAGAGTGGGCTCGGacctaaaatatgaatttcaagACCGCTCGTTCAAGCTCAtctgtatattaaaaaaaatacaattaaaatgtcacaccaactttttttaataaaaaaatagtacaCACAACACAATACTTAATAAGTTGGAAAACAtgtgatttctctctccacatacaattgataggagtaatatgaatgacgtgtcacgttccgttatcgatgcctaaattggtacctttttcaaatgttaaacctatattattgttattttgtacgtagagcctaaattgatgcttccccaaaaatcatatttttattttggtattattcctatttttttaatttcttttaattttttttcattgtgatatgttactaatagtaatatatataaagtttagatgataagattcgtgattgagaaaacagtttgatgaaatatttctcaaattaatccaatttatcaacgttattgataaaatattttttaattatcaattttagggataaaattacataattttaaacgttaataataaaattgctcatagctgTAGATGTTAGGAGTTTTTAGATCATGTCCCTATGAATTGAGACTAATTTGAGGTTTTTAAGCCTATAAGAAAATCCGAAATAGACATTTTCGAACTTTTTGTCGACCGTTGGATTAGAGGACGCAATGAACAATAATCGTCCATCAGAGTTACCATTATTACTTATCCGTTGACCACAAAGAACGCCGTCGTATTTATAACTGATAATAACAAAattcctctctctctcactctcaATCTCCATCTTTGTCTCTCTGAAACCCTAACTCAGCTTTCAGTAAACTCGAAGCTTATGCATCTCGTGGAATCTCAATCAGGTAAAATAATGCCTTAGATATTCAATTTTACTCTTACTCTTACTCACTCTCACAAATCTTTTcgttctttcttctttttttttaattgaatttgaatcttAGGTTTCTGTTCAATGGAATATCATCGAATTGAGATATTTTTCAATGAGCTGCGTAAAGTTTATGTTATTATTTGATAGCCTTTAAACAATTTGGCTTCTAGTGGATTACGATACTGCTTTCAAATTTTATTGGgaatttttatgtttatgaaCTGAAAATTTATTACTTTTCAGCTGGTTATCTCTATGTATATATTACTTTGTTTATGAACCTGAATTATGTGTTGAATCAACTTATATATGAATGTGACTATTATGCTTTGCAATCCTTGTATGTAAAatggttttgcaatttttgGCTACGAACGAAgaatatttttacattttgtaATGTGTGTTGCATGATGTTTTTTTTTCGTTTATTTGGTTCTTTTTCCACTCAGGTTTTTGTTTTCTTCCTTTAATCTTATTGGTGTTAATTCTGGCAGGGAAAGTGCTTTACAGAGGAAACCAGTGAATTTCGAGAAAATTTGTTAGAGGTAAAAACAGGGAATTCCAAATTAATGTCCTAAATCAATGGATTTTTACATTTGATGGTACTCGCAGATTTCAATGTCCACACATTTGGGTTCTGATCATACCCTGGTGTTTAGAGTCCACAGTCGCTCAAAAACAGTGTAATTTCTGATTTCTGCCTGCCATAGATTTTCCATTTCCATCTTATCTTCGTATTCTTCAAGAGAGTCTAGCCCTAGACTGAGGAAATGGAAAGCAAAAGAATCAAGATGGAGGAGAAAGAAGACCGAATCAGTGGTTTGCCGGATTCCATCATTCAATATATCCTCTCCCTTTTGCCATCAACCAAAGAAGCTATTCGGACTGGAATTCTATCAAAAAGGTGGGAGGATCAATGGACTCAAGTTCCGGTTCTCATTTTAGATTCCGCTGGTATGACTTTTGAAAACTTCCTTAATTTCATTGACAATACCTTAATTCTCCATGACTGCTCCAAGATCAACAAATTCCACCTCATATATCGTCATCCCGGTAGGAATGATCCTCAATTTAGTTCGAAAATCCGGTTTGCAACAAGAAAAGATGTGGCTGAGTTATATTTGGGTTCAAGCGAACAACAATACAAATTGCCGAATTTCCTTTTCAACAATGCTTCACTGGTTAATTTAAAAACAAGTAATTGTATTTTTATGCCTAATGGAAATATAAGTTGGGAATGTCTGACCAAATTGGTTATGACAAGCTGTAGATTCGCTGAACAAGCAATGGAACTTATTCTCTCTGGCACTCCGCTACTCAAACTTTTATCTTTAAGTTATTGTTTTGGGTTTAACAAGCTGGTTATTACTTCCAAATCCTTGGAAAAATTGGGTTTAAAAGAACTTCGCGGGATTTTTgatattgaaatttcatgtccaaaGCTCGAGATATTGTGTCTTTCTTGTTGTGTGAATGTTAAAACTGCTAAACTACTGAATTTGCCATCTTCACTTTTTGCTACTATTGATTTTAACCATTATGAGGATCAGTGTAATGAAGTTCGTTTAAGTTTGATTAAAGACATTCTTCAACAACTTCAGCGTGTCAAGGATCTAAGGATCGGGGGTTGGCTTATGGAGGTAACTTCTAGAAGTGAAAAAACAAGCATTTCATCTTAGTTTTGTCAAGGAATGTGTGTAATATTTTTAAGTGTTAAATTGAATTATTACACTCTCTTTTCTAAATTTTCATTCCACATTATGTTTGTAGTATATATCAGCTATACAGATGGGAGGTCAGTTTTCTCCAGTGTTAAACATCAAATGCTTGGATCTGATTTCTCACAATATGTCTGGAATTGCGTGTTTACTTCGTAATTCACCCGTGCTTGAGAAATTGATTATTGATGTGACAAAATATGATGAGGTAACAACTCAAACCTTTTAAATTCTAGATAGCAAGTTTAGTTTATGTATTATTGTGAATGATATAGTGTATATGGACTAGAAAGTTTTAACATTTCATGAGTTTCTTCAAATTTTAaatgaatatatatacattcaattTCCAAGTATTGTTTAGTCCCTTGGCCTAACAATTTTTATGACAGGACAATCGTGATTTTGGGGAAAACTACTGGTCAGATGCCACTGTTTTCAATTGTTTGGTATCTCATCTAAAGACTATTAAGATCATTGGCTTTCCGAAGAGAGACGGCAAACATAAGGTTATGCTAaactttgttcaattttttctcAAGAATGCAAGAGTGTTGGAAAAGATGATCATCCAATTGAAATATGATGGAACAATTTTTCCTCTGACAGTTTCTCAAGAATTGTTAAACTTGCCAAGATGTTCTCAATCTGCTGTTATTGAGTTGCGATGCTATAATTTTAACGTATGCCTTTCATTTGGTAGTAGTAGATGAAAATGTAAATAAGAGTAGTTTGTTGTGTCATTATTGGTTTAACGACTATTTGGATGATGTTTGTTGTTTGGTCACTTTAATTATCAGAAACATAAGATTATTGAATGTATCTTACTGCCTAACAATCCCAGTTCATTcatagaaaatgtaaaaaaaaaatctttggaAGGAACTAGTGAGGGGAGTAAAGGGGCGGCTTTAGCTTGGAAGGTGATTTGTAGACCTAAGGATCTTGTGGCTTGGAAAAGCCGACTTCGTGGACTGCTTAGGTTATTAAGGATATGTTCCCTTGTCTGAACATTACTGATACTGGTATTAGTGTTAAGTCAAAAGTTGTTGTTGATCCGTTAAATGAAGAAACAGAGCATGCTTGGGAGGCTGTTCAACAGGTTCAGGTTTCTTTGGATAAATCTGATAGTATTAAATAGAAGGGGAATCATTCTGCTTCTTTTTCTGTTGCTGCTGCCTGGAATTCTCTTCGGATAAAGTGCTGGTTTCGTAGAGCTTTGGGTAAGAGTTTTCTTGCTCGGTTGACAAGGGTAACGTTTGTTACCACTATTTATGTGCTGTGGCAAGCTGGTATGCTTTTGTATTTTCAGAATCTTCAACCTGTTGTTGATGATTTAATTAGCCTTGTGGCGTTTTATGTTCGTTATGAAGTGTAAAATGTCCTCTAGGTTTTTATCGGAATGTTTAGTCCTAGATCGACCTAGGTTTTCTTTTTTCGGAAAATGTGATGAAATAGTTGTTGTATGTCTATGAACCTAACTTCTTAGCTGTTCTTCTAGGCGAGTCATGTTTTGAGCTTGAAGTTTTAAATTTGCCCGAGTCCATATTGTTAAACTTTAGAATTACAGGTTACAGGTTTAACCTTACTACTGTAATGACATGATGTATTCTGGGTTTACAGTATTGATGTGTTGTTTTGATGATTGAATGGACAAAGTGAATGATGAATTCGTGGAGAAAGCAAAGGCTCGTTATAGGAGACGGGTTTCGGTGATCGCTTCAAGGTAAGCATTAAGCAAGGTACTCaagtatatatacatgtatgaGATTACAGAAAGTaggtatatacatatatcatgcTCGGAAAGTTTAAATGCATAAGCAGTTCGAATTAGACGAGGTTGTATAGCTCTCATTCTTTGAGCATTTTGGTTCGCAATATGTGAATAACAATGAAGCAATAGCAAGCCAACTAGCTCAAACATAAACAGTTAGTTGGCAAGTTGGCTGCATTTCTTTG includes:
- the LOC136227699 gene encoding F-box/LRR-repeat protein 25-like isoform X2, yielding MESKRIKMEEKEDRISGLPDSIIQYILSLLPSTKEAIRTGILSKRWEDQWTQVPVLILDSAGMTFENFLNFIDNTLILHDCSKINKFHLIYRHPGRNDPQFSSKIRFATRKDVAELYLGSSEQQYKLPNFLFNNASLVNLKTSNCIFMPNGNISWECLTKLVMTSCRFAEQAMELILSGTPLLKLLSLSYCFGFNKLVITSKSLEKLGLKELRGIFDIEISCPKLEILCLSCCVNVKTAKLLNLPSSLFATIDFNHYEDQCNEVRLSLIKDILQQLQRVKDLRIGGWLMEYISAIQMGGQFSPVLNIKCLDLISHNMSGIACLLRNSPVLEKLIIDVTKYDEDNRDFGENYWSDATVFNCLVSHLKTIKIIGFPKRDGKHKFLKNC
- the LOC136227699 gene encoding putative F-box protein At1g49610 isoform X1; translated protein: MESKRIKMEEKEDRISGLPDSIIQYILSLLPSTKEAIRTGILSKRWEDQWTQVPVLILDSAGMTFENFLNFIDNTLILHDCSKINKFHLIYRHPGRNDPQFSSKIRFATRKDVAELYLGSSEQQYKLPNFLFNNASLVNLKTSNCIFMPNGNISWECLTKLVMTSCRFAEQAMELILSGTPLLKLLSLSYCFGFNKLVITSKSLEKLGLKELRGIFDIEISCPKLEILCLSCCVNVKTAKLLNLPSSLFATIDFNHYEDQCNEVRLSLIKDILQQLQRVKDLRIGGWLMEYISAIQMGGQFSPVLNIKCLDLISHNMSGIACLLRNSPVLEKLIIDVTKYDEDNRDFGENYWSDATVFNCLVSHLKTIKIIGFPKRDGKHKVMLNFVQFFLKNARVLEKMIIQLKYDGTIFPLTVSQELLNLPRCSQSAVIELRCYNFNVCLSFGSSR